The genomic segment GGGTATCTATGAGTGCGTCTTCGAACCGATGATTTACTGGAGAGCCGTTATCCACCCATTCGCTCTCGTCTCTTCCAAAACCTACCTCTGTATACAACATCACCAACTACCAATTAACCATCAGATACCGATCGATCTATACCAGTCGCTTCTGGAACGCATGACTGATGCCGATCTGGAGCCCCGGCTCGTACTCAAAGTCCTCCGGAACGTTCTTCTCGATGTATTCTCTCAGGTTCCCAACCTTGAACTCGTTGAATTCATACTCGAAGTCCTTGGGGGCTCTTAGATGGTCTACAATGGaccgcctcttcgtcgtgCTCCGTCTCTGAACGTAGGGCGAAGGTGGCTCGTAGTCGCCCTTGTATGACAGACTCCCCGGCCCGTCGTAGTCCAAGTTTAGTCCGACGACCTTGCTGCTGAAGGGCACAATCTCGCCGCTGATGGTCCCGTCGgatctcgccgtcgacccctTGACGCACCTGGCCTTGTTCCAAGCGACGTCAGCGCTCCGAGTCCAAACCTCCACGGGGTCGACAATCATCTCGGTGGTGTAGAAGAGACGGCAATTGGCAGCCTCGTAGATGAACTGCTCCGGGTATCCGTCGACGTTGTCACGCGAATAGGCGTTGCGGTAGTTGAACCGGCCGCCGGACCTCGCAAGGGACGGCAGCAGCGGAGGCTCGCCAATGTCGGGGAGGACGTCGAACGCATCGTCTAGGTAGTCGAGGTAGTCGACCCGGATCGCGTCGCGGGCGGTTTGTGCGATGACGGCCCGCAAGGAAGCAAATGTGAGCACTTCTGCGCCCTCCACGCCACCGAGAGCCTGCATGGGAGCCTCTCGGGGACGACCTCCGAGGGCAATCGTGCGGACGCCCTGTTCTCGTACCAGAAGTCCGGTGAAGATGGTGCAGGTTGATGCGCAGACGCCGTCGGTCACAACGACGATGTCTTGAGGTTTGAAGACCTGGTCGCCGTTGCTCCGGCCGAAGGGGACTCCGCCCTGGTTAAGGCGCAAGATATTCGTCACGTTTTGGCCcgccaccatctccggcccGTAGAGAGCCTGCCAGCTCTTGTAAGGCCTCCTGTTTTCGTCGAGGTTGGCTTTGTTGAAGTCTGCGAGAACCCTCGGCGATACGCGCTGGGCTGTCAGACCGATGGCGTTCAGCGCCTCGTGGGCGCGTAGCCGGTTCCCGTCCCAGACATCCGTGTCCTTGGGGAAGAGCTGGTTGTAGAGCTGGAAGCCGGCGGCCACGAATCCACCACCGTTGCCCTGGACATCGACGATGAGTTTGGTCTTGcccgcctccttggccttttTGAGAAACTCGTCAACGACTCGTttggcctcgaggatctcgaaAGTGCCGTTTGCGCTATCGAGCTGTGACGGGGCGAAGGAGAGAACTGCGAGGACGGCGGTGTCTTTGTAGTCGCTGCCGCTGAGGAAGTAGCCGGAGATCCAGTTGCTTGCGTGCTTTGCTACCGGCAGAGGGTATCTCGGAATACGCGTCGAGGTGGGTGACGCTGTAGAAGACGATCTAGTAGTGGTTGATGACGTGGTGGTGGTCCGAGGCAGCTCGACTACCGAGTGAATAGACTCCGGGCTGCCGAGAAAGGGCACCAAAGCCCTGCTGATGAAAGCAACCAGCTCGTCCGTGTACTCTGTGCCGTTCGTGAACTTGATGACTTGAGTATCCGGAGCCTCTCCGGCGTACCGAAGAGTAAAGTAGTTGGCACTGCCCCGGAAGTCCGTGGCGGCGTTGGTTCGGAACAGAGCGTTGTACTTGGCGTCCGGGTCTTGGGTGCTGACTTTGAAGGATTGCGCCTCGAGCCATTTCGTGATGGGTACACCATCGATGCTCTGGATATCCCATACGTCGGTGTTGTTGACAGCAGACTTGATGAAGTCTTCGTAGAGATACACTCTCGGAACGCTGAGGCCATCGTCAGAGACGGAGACCAGTGAGTTGAGACTGCGGAACGCGAAGACGTTGAGGATTGCGGGATTGTAGTCAAAGTGCCCATCGGCTGTCTGAGCAAACTGTGCCAGTGTTAGACCAATTGTGACTTCATCTTCTTTTCATAGGAGAAATAGCGGCTGAGCTCACAACGCGTGTAAGGTCCAGAGCGAATTCGACCTGGCTCTCATACAGATCCTTTTTGAGCTTGGCGCGAATctggccgaagccgccgatgACATCGACGCCAGGGATCAGATAACCCTCAGGAGGGTCCGCGAGAGGCTCCAAAGTGCTCTGGAAGGCGATGTATGGCTCGAGGTAATTGAGAAGATCCAAgtccttctgcttcttgacgCCGACAGAGTTCAGGCACGCGAACGCCACTGAAGGGGGTATCGGGACCACCGTCGCGCTGGGTCTTGCCGAAAGGAATGAGATGGCAGCTGCTTGTGCGATGCTACAGGCATTTCCTCCCGTGGGAGTGGCCCGAGAAGCTTTGCTTGTGATGCCATCTTGTGCTTttgttggcgttgctgcTACACCGGCCACCGCTCCtatgccggcggcgacagcgagAAGCCAGGGGGATAGCGAGCGCATCTTGGTAACTTGTCTCGGGCCACAGATTCAAGGCCGTTAGCTGACCGAGTACTGTTATTTTTTCAAAGGAATAAAGCTGGAGATCTTCAAAggtgtatatatatatagatgTACAGATGTACACCAAATCTCAACTAGTGATAGATATGGCGCGTTCCAGACACACGTCTACCGAACCGGAAGGGACTTATTCTAGTCTTATACAGCTGTGTGTCGTGGGCAGAGACGTATCAAGGCTATCAAGACTGTGGCGCCTGAGGGGAGGCCACATGATGAGAGACCAGGTAACCAAAAACAGGCGGGATGAGGCTGTgagacgacgccggccaggCAGAATGGACTGGATCTGGATAGAGACAGAGCCTGCCGAGTCGGCGCTAGCAACGCTAGTTTGCATGAAGGGTCTTCGAACGCTGCGGACGGCGCGCCGGTGACAGTTCCGTCGTGGGATCGATGAAGGGTGGTATATGGCCTTGGTGATGTGGAGAGCCAGAGGACGGCTCGGACATGTTTTAGCAGACGGCGCTTGGTTGTGACGATGATCAATAGCCGAATGGCCTCCCATGAAAATTTCTCAGTTCAGTCCTGGACACCCTGTTTTTCTCTTCAGATCCATTTCTTCTCAGTGCCTTTCCTTTGCCGAACTGTTGAACCACCATGCCGGATCCGTCCGCAGACAACGTCAGCTCCGACGCTTGGCTCTCTTGGTAAACGCGATAGGAATGTTGGCCAAGATCCGTTCACGTCGTTGCCTGTTCCCGAGATCCTGAGGGATTCCGGCCAGCCAAGGGAATGCTTCGACAAGCGGCATTGGCGTCAGCTGGGTCTCAAACCGGAATCGCAACCCCGGACTCAGATGGGGGCTCTCGAAGGGGTCTGCCTCCCCCTTGAGTAAGCCTAACCTTAACGTGGCTGAGTGCTTTACAAGCCTCTAATTGGCCGCCACGTTGGTGTTTTTGGGCGTTCTATTTTTGATATTGCGCGTCATCTTTCATTCTCAAGCTTTCGATGACTTGTCGAGGGTCTAGTTCTCGATCATGATGCCTTGTTGTCAACGTTGGCTTTTGTGCCCTCTCTCTTGTCTTCGGAGTATACTGGACAAACTTTTTCCTAGAATTATAGAGCAACGTCACTTTCAATGCTGGTTCGTATATCCAAACAAAACTCCGAGCCACGTTGATTGCTCGTGAGGTTGAAGCAAACAGGAACCGGTCAAAAATACTCTGAACACTCGATGCTATCACTAACTACATCGGCCATAGTTGCCGTTAGCGAGGCGTAGTGATGATAGCGCTAGATTGTTTTGGCTCGGTAGCTGGGATATCCACGTAAACTTATGAAGCTATCGATACAAACAAGCCTGAGCAGCCGCACAGCATCTTTGTGAGGTCCAGATTCCTCCGTTCAGCAGCAGAGCCTGGGTTGCGAGAGACGAAGCCCGCCATCCATGTTGGACACGGAAGCTATCTGCGGCATCAAGCTGAACACCAAGGTCTCGCCGTACGCGACCCAGACTTGTCACGGTCACCGCCACGGCTGCCGCCGGCTCCAACGCCGAGACCACCGACCCCGGTACCGCCGGAGGTCAGTATGCGATTCCCTCGGGGATGGGGTCTACGTTTCCCGGGACTTCGCCAGAGAGCGGCCGACTACCCATCCCAACCCAAACGGGGCCCTGGTGGAACGGATATTGTATTTGTCTTTGGCTCTCTTGCCTTAGCATGCGGCATGCTGTTTTAATCGTTTCTTTCATGCAGCTTCGCGCCTGGTGACATCTAGAGATGAGAACAAGCTTCCCTTTTCGCTCGCGTCTCTGTCTGCCTGGGTGGTCATCGAGATCCGGGCACGATGACATTCCTCCTTCTCAAATCTCTATTAGCTGTAATTATTCTATCCGATTACCACGTTCTACAAAGGTACAACCGACACAGCGTACCGAAGCAAACGCCTTGATGATCATGGGCCCTGGTATTATTTTGCAGTGATCCCAGACATCTGCTGCTTCATTTCTTGTAGATGTCCGAGTCAAAATTGGTCGGGAACCTctcgcggccctcggcgtccttgttCACCCAGACGGACACCGAGATGCCGGGGCACTTGAAGACGCCGTAcccttcgtcgtcgatgaccacctcgccctcctcccacccgaGCACGTCCGTCCAGCGCTCGCCCGTGTGCTCCTTGCCCACCGCCATGCGGATCTCGCCGGGCCCCGCGTTGCTCATGACGCACGCGAGGCCGTCCGGCTTGTCCCACGTCCCGCGCCGGGCGAAGCCGATGCAGTTCGCGTCGTCCCAGTAGTCTTCCTGGGAGCCGTAGGCGTAGAGCTTGCGGGCCAGcacgaggtcggcgagctgcCCTCCGCACGAGGGCGGCTCCGAGTCCTTCTGCAGGCCGTACAGGTCGCCGTAGAAGGGGCACGGGTAACCTTCTTTTCGAAGCAGGATCAAGGAGTAGGCCAGCGGCTTGAAGAAGCCCTCGATCTTGGTGTCCATGGTCTGGCCCGGCTGTGTGTCGTGGTTCATGACCACGGTGACGGCGTTGATGGGGTGCGCCTGGACGAGGGTGCCGTCAAAGACCTTGCgcaggtcgccgccctcggtggtgctgatgctgctgaaGTTGTAGACGAGAGGCGCGTCGTACAGCGAGAACTTTTGGTCCATGGTCTCGAGCCACTCGGTCATCTCCTCCGTGTTGGCGGTCCAGAactcgccgacgacgaagatgtcCTTGCCGCACTCGTCGCGCAGGTTGTCGATCAGCTCGTTGGTGAAGCGCTGGCTGAAgtgctggacggcgtcgaggcggaAGCCCTTGATGCCGAGCTCCTTGGTGATCCAGACGGCCCAGTTCTTGACGTCCTCCTGGACCTCCGGGTGCGAGTAGTCAACGTCGGCGAACATCATGTAGTCGGCGTTGCcctgctcgtcgccgacggacTGCGACCACTCCTTGTGGTCGCCCAGGATCTTGAAGATGGCCTTGCGCTCGTTCGCCTGGTCCCAGTCGGTGCCGCCAAAGTGCTCCCAGTGCCACTTCATGCTCGAGTACTTGTCCCCGCGGCCGGGGAAGTCGAAGCCCAGCCACCCTTCGATCTCGTACGGGTCCGAGACCTCCTTGTTACGGTCATTGTCGtccacctcgacgacgcggcaCCGCTCCGTCTTGTCGGCGCCCGCCTTGTGGTTCAGCACGGCGTCCCAGTagacgccgatgccgttTTCCTTGGCCACCTTGCACAGCTCCACCAGGTCCTCTTTGGGGCCCCATTTCGTGGCCTTGCCACCCTTCTGGTCGaactcgccgaggtcgtaTAGGTCATAAATGTCGTAGCCGTTGCCCTCGGCGGACTGCGCTTTGCATCCGGGAGGGAGCCAAATGTTGTCAACTCCGATGGCCTTCAACTTGGGGACGGCGCCCGTCAGGCGCTTCCAGTGTTGCTTGTCGGCCGGGACGTTCCACTCGAAGGCCTGGAACATGGTATCATTCTCGCGGGTAGGCTCCCGATCATCTCCTGGAGAAGTTGTGTTGTTAGCCAATGTCGGGTGGAACAGGATATGCTCAATGACTTACCATCGTTTCCCATGGTTGCTACTGGTCTGCTGTTTTCTCcgtgtgagtgtgtgtgtgtgtgtgtgtgtgtgtgtgtgtgtgtgtgtgtgtgtgtgtgaaagGGACTTGGGTATCGTTTCTACGCTGGGTAAAAGGGTATGATTGCAAGACCTAGGAGACCTAGTAGTAGTAGTATGGAAGAGAAGGATGTGTGATGCTCAAGGTGGCCTGGGGAGGCGGGGTCAAGGGGATGTTATCACCATCTAGAAATGCCATGAATGAACCCATATGAGTTAAACATATCGTCATACGTCAAAACTCGGGCTGCAGGATATGTCAATGcagtcagccagccagtgCCTGCATTGGCGCGCCCCTGGCAGAGAGCAGAGCAGGTTTATCTCCCGCCGCCTTGCAGTTTCAGAGCTAGAGACGAGGGAGATTTGCGTTCCCATGGCGAAAAGCCATTCGCAGCTAGTCGCAAAACAAAAAGCTGCCGACCACCCCTGTTCTCTATCGGGGCCTCGTCTTTTTCGTGACGTCGCCATGCATTCATCGGCTCGAACCTCTGCGCCGCTAGGACGATTGCGGCATGTCTCTTCCGCCTGTTGGGAATATGCATGAGAAGCACCCCATACGATGCAGAATGGGTCGGTTTCTTCGACAATGGCATTCTCCCACACGGTCTGTTGCTTATTCGGCGGATGCGGTTGTGGCGGTTCTAGGCAGAGGTCTAGCCCCCCTATCACACGTGTGTGTAGGTTCCATGACAACAGTTACGGTGGTATGTGGTGTCTCTAGTATTACGTTTGGGGCTCGCTAACTGGCACGCCATATTGAAAGAGATTGTTTGCATATGTGTTTTGGTCATTGCAATGGTTGCCATGGCGGTGATTCAAAGCTGCCCTACGCGACAACTTTAGATATTGGGACATGCTTCAGTAGTACAATCTTGTAAGGTTCTCGCTCATGATTCCCCTTTCGTGACGTTGCTCAAGTCCCTACGCTTAAGCATCCAGATGGGTCGAGTTCTGAGATGAACCGACCGGCGACGTGGTGGTAGGGAAATAAATATAAGGAAATAAAGTTGGTTCTCGGTCCGAGACGCAGCGTCAATCGGTGCGCCAAACCCGTCCCATGCCGGCCCCCCGGCGCCCCCATGGAATCACGATGGCTGAAGGCTGTGTGGCAAGGTGTGCTAGCGATTAGTGATGCCGGTTTTGTTTTCGAGATTAGCTACATCGGTAGATTGCAAGCCATCTCGTTGTCGTTTTAGTCTTGGAGTGTTCGTTCTAGTCTTGAAGCGAATAGAAGACATCTGACGAAAGTGCACGAGTCGGTCGACAGCGTGTTTCTCGCGTCCGTTTCCCACGCCATCCGTGCGGCGGCCTTCAGCTCCAAGCCATAGTGCCGTCTATGCCTCTCAATATGTCAAGCGGTACCGGGATCAACGACACAAAAGTTGTCACTGAAAAGTTGAGGACCCTGGTCTCCAAGGTTTTAGCCATTCCCCTTGAAAATATCGATGCTGAAGCTTCTTTTGTTGGCCTCGGAGGTGAGTAATGGGATATCACGTCTGTGTTTTTGTTTCATTTTCACAAAGCTGATTGATGGAAAACTCCAGGAGATTCGTTCAAAGCGGTACATCTTTATCAAAGATGCGCCGACCAAGGCTTGGCTGTTCGGTTCCAAGACATCCTTCACAAGCCATTGATAGACATAGCCTCGCTCACCGAGTCGTGCCTTGCCAACGGGTCCGACGATGCCACAGGCCGTCACAgagacgatggagacgaaAAGTACCCCCAGATGCCATTCAACTATGACTTTAGCAAGATCTACAGCGAGCTGGAGGAAAAGTACGGGCTCAGCTCCGAGGATGTCGAGACGATTTATCCTTGTAGTCCGATGCAAGAGAGTATGTACATTGGCCAAAAGTTGAGCTCAAAGCGTCTTTACCGCACTCGCGGCCTTTTCGAGGCGCAATCCGAGTTCGATCCGTCCAGCTTTGAAGCAGCCTGGAACGATGTTGTCCGCCGGCACCAGACTCTCCGAACAGTCTACGTGGAGACTCCAGGTCCGGCCTCTGAGCGGTTACTAGATGCAGTGGTTCTCAAGAAGAGGATGGGCAAGATCACAACAAGACAAgttgacgatgtcgccgacgccaaaTACAGGTTTGCCGTCGGAGATCCGGAGAACGAAGACAATGACACGGACGAATCTCACCATCAAATCACGCTTTACAACACCACTCGAGGGACGAATCGCACCCAGACGCTTCTCCAGGTAGACCTGAACCACTTGACGGTCGACGGCACTTCCTTGATGATACTCATGGACGAGCTTGTCAAACGACTACAAGGCAGCCACATCGCTGGTCCGGCCCCGGGGTACGGGCGATACATCGACTACCTCCAGAACCAAGCCGACGAGAGCGCCGCCCTTGATTACTGGATAGAGTACCTAGACGGCGCAGAGCCCTCCTACTTTCCGACTATGAACGACAACAAATCGGGTTCGGCAGGCTCCTTTGAGGTGGTGGAAATACCGCTAGACATCATCAGCCTCGAAAGTCTTCGGGCCGTCTGCCGCGACTTCAACGCAACCATATCAAACGCTGTGCAAGCCGTCTGGGCACTTGTTCTGAGCACTTACACCGAGGACCCCGATGTCTGCTTCGGCTACCTCTCCTCGGGGCGCAGCCTGCCCATACCGGGGGTGTCCGAGATCATCGGGCCGATGATGAACTTGCTCGTGTGCCGGGtgggcggcgtcaacggcaaatccctcggcggccttctcgagagTGTCCGGGACGACTTCGTCAACGCGTTGCCGCACCAGTGCTTCTCCATCGGCAAGGTGCAGCGCATCCTCGGAACCAACGAGACGAAGCTGTTCAACACCATCATGACGTCGTACTACTCTCCCTCCATGTCGAGCAGCACTGACAGCAGCCGCGAGTTCTTCAAGCTGGTTGCATCACACAACGCGTCAGACTTTGATCTCGTGCTCAAGGTCACCTACTCGGACTCGGACATTCGGGTACGCTTGGCGTATTCCACGGCCACATTGTCGCCGTCTATGGCGGAGAACGTCTCACACACTTTCTCGAGCATCCTCGCCAGACTAATCGACACGCAGGATTCCGAGACCCGTGTCCAGAAAGTCACCTCCATCAGCCCTTGGGACCTGGAACAAGTCACGGCCTGGAATCATCGGAATCCGGCTCCTGCAACACGTCCGGTGCCTGTTCATGAGCTTATCGAGAACCAAGCTCTGCTCAGACCTGAAGCACCAGCCATCTACGCTTGTGACGGCGAAATGACCTACCGCGAGTTGGACAAGGCGGCCACAGCGGTTGCTCGTCGTATTCTTGCCCTTGGAATCGGACCAGGTGCATTTGTCGCGCTTTGCTTCGAGAAGTCAATGTGGTACTCGGTGGCTATGATTGGTATCCTGAAAAGCGGTAACGCCTTTGTGCCAATCGATATTTCTAATCCTACGTCCAGAAGAGAGGAGATCCTACAGCAGCTTGGCATCTCAGCAGTGGCTGGTTTGATCATCTGTTCCCGAGACCAAGCACCGTCGCTGAGATCGTTTAGTCGTCATCTGCTGGAACTCAATGGCAAGACGCTTGCTCACATCACGTCCGCGGATTACTCTTCATCACTTCCCTCGGTATCTCTGACGGACCCGGCGTACATCATCTTCACGTCTGGGTCTACCGGAAAGCCCAAGGGAGTTGTTGTGGAACACGGGGCCTACTCGTATGCCGCCCAAGCTCACAGCCCAGGGATCCATATCAACGAGGACTCAAGGGTCTTGCAGTTTGCTTCCTATGGTTTTGATACCAGCATGGAGGATCACCTCACAACCTttgccgtcggcgcctgCTTGTGCGTCCCCTCGGAAGAGGACCGGCTGAACTTGCGAAACTTGGCTTCGTTCGCATCCAAGTCAGGGGCAAACTGGGCGCATCTCACACCATCTTTTGCCGAGCTGCTTACACCGGCCCTcatgccgacgatgaagaccATGGTTCTCGGAGGCGAGGCGATGACTGCCAAGAATATCCGAAACTGGGCTGCGTCCCCGGATACCGAGCTCATTCAGGTTTACGGGCCGTCGGAGTGTTGCGTGACCAGCACCATCAGCCCGACAATGTCTCTCGACAGCAATCCCACCAACATCGGCTCGGCGGTCCCGGGGTGCAGGACTTGGATTGTCAGGCCTGACGATCCCAACGCTCTTCAAGCCATCGGCGTAGTGGGCGAGCTTCTCATGGAAGGGCCGATTCTCGCGAAGGAATACTTGAACAGTCCGGAGCAGACCAACAACTCGTTCACACAGGGTCTTCATTGGGCACCCGAGAAGAGGCTTTACAAGACTGGCGATTTGGTCAAGTACGACTCTTCAGGCCATCTGCACTTTGTCCATCGCCGAGATGGCCAGGTCAAGCTCCGCGGCCAGAGGATTGAGCTGGGAGAGATTGAGAGGCAGATGGCACTCGATCCCCGGGTTCAGCACTGCCTTGCCCTTGTACCGGCGTCGGGACCTTGTGCCACAAGACTGACTGCTGTCATCATGCTCAATGGCCAGTTTGCAGACGCCAGCAGTGAGATGTCAACTTCGGGTTCGACGATTGAGCTTCTTAGCACGCCTTGGCTTGAGCACATCAGTTGTATGAGGGACCACCTCCTTGATAGATTGCCACCATACATGAACCCAGAGTTGTGGATCATTCTGAAGTTCATGCCAAGGAACTCTTCCGGAAAGTTGGATCGAAAGACGGTCACCAGTTATCTCGAGAACCTGACGCCGGATGAGTTCGCCGAGATCTTGCCTCGCATGGAAGAAGAGACTTGGGACCGGCCTGGAAGCGAGGCGGAACTCGGCATGAGGCAGATTTGGAGCGAAGTCTTGAACATTCCAGAAGAGGAGATTGGGTGGAACAGCTCGTTCTACTACTTGGGTACGCAAAAGCCCTTTTTAAAGTCGTATATGCCGATGGGAAGCTAACGAAGCGCAGGTGGCGACTCGATTTTGGCCATGACCATCAGCAGCATGTTGCGGCAAATTGGCCTCGACGTATCGACTGCCGATATTCTCCGGTATCGAACCATTGAACGTCTCGCCAGAGCATCAACGGCCTCAATACAGAGTAAACACATCCAGACTAAGACCGAAGACAActcgacaacaacaacaacgacaacggaTTCGTTCAATCTATCTCCCATTCAACAACTGCACTTCCAAGCCTCGCCAGAAGGTGACGTACTAGACCAGCAGACTATGGTTGTTAAGGTAACCAGGATCATCGGCCAGGATGAACTACTCAAGGGCATCCGGTCTCTTCTCCAAGCCCATCCGATGTTACGGGCCCGTTTCGAGCGCCGTGACGGCAAGTGGACGCAGCGAATCCCTTCAAAATCTGTTGATGAGGCCAAAGACTGTCGAGTACGCTTCCACAACCGCGATGAGCATAACTACGTCCTCGAGTGCATCGCTGAGGCTAAGCTGTCGATACATCTTACCAAAGGCcctctcgtcgccttcgacgTCTTCGAGACGGCACGGCAGACGCTGATGAGCGTCACCGTCCACCATCTTGTCGTGGACACTGTATCTTGGCGCATCCTGTTTCGCGAGCTGGAAGAGTTCCTCCTGCTGGGCAAGCCCGCACGTCAGGAAACAAACTCGTTCCAGTCGTGGTGCTTGGCCCAGCAGCAGTTTGCATCGGCCTTGCAGCCTCGGGACGTGCTTCCTCCTGATATCCAAATTTCTGCAACAGACTTGGGATTCTGGGGCATGGATGGCAAGAGGAACTGCTTCGGAGAGACGGTCTCCCGCaccatcgccctcgacgctGGTCTCACTCAGTCCATGTCTCGAGCATCGGCCAATTCTGGCATCAGAACCCTGGACATCATGGTTTCCTCCATTATCGAGTCGTTTTTGCAAACATTCGGCCGCTTTCCCTCCGTCTTCACCGAAGGTCACGGACGAGAGCCGTTTTCTCCCGACGTCGATCCCTCCGGAACCGTTGGATGGTTCACCACGTTCTCTCCCGTTGCCGCGCAGCATCGAGACAACATTCTGCGCAAGGTCTGCGACGCTCGTTCGAAAACCCCGCTGAATGGCTTCTCGTACTTTGCGTCTCGGTTCCTTAGcgaggccggtgccgaggcTTTCCGTGGCCATGACCTGCCGATGGAGGTCACTCTCAACTACCTGGGCGACTTCCAACAGTTTGAAAAGGACGACTCACTCTTCAAGAGGTGTGACGAAGACTTCCAGAAAGCGCTGTCGGAGCTGAGGCGCCAACAACGCGCAGAGTCGTCGAGATACGCCCTCATTTCACTGTTGGCCGTCACAAAAGACGATCGATTGTCTATTCAAGTTGAGTGGAACAAGCAGATGGATCATCAGGTCCAACTGGCAGACTGGGTGCTCCGACTGGAGGATATTCTCAAGCGAACCATCTCCAACCTCTCGGCTCCAGGTCTAGATTCGCCACCGCTATCGCCATCGAATGTGTTGCCTTCCTCCGTCGGTCTTGAACACACGCAACTCAGCAAGGCTCTTGACCTCGCCGTGTCACGCTTCCACTTGCGGCCTGACGACATCGAGGCCATCTATCCGTGCTCACCCATCCAGGATAGTCTCATGATGTCGCAACTGAAGAAATCTGCCAATCTGTACAGTCAGCATTTCCTCTTCAGGCTCTCTGGACAGGAGTCTATCAACCCCAACAGGCTTCTGGCCGCTTGGAAACATGTCTGTGCTTCGTACGCCATTTTACGTACGATCTTCCTCGAGAATGAGTCTGGGATGTTCTTACAAGTGGTACTGAGATCCTTGGACCCTGACGTTGAGCTTCTCCGAATGGAAGATGAAGCCGGCCTCGTGACTCTATGGGCGCAACAGTCTCGTTCAGCCGTGCCTGCACCGATGGACGGTAAAGTTCTCCACAAGCTCCGGATCTACACTGCACAGGACGGCTCTGTCTACTGTCTCCTCGACAAGAATCATCTCATCACCGATGGCACGACTTCTCGTCTTTTGATCCGCGACTTCCTGGCTGCTTATGATGGCTGCCCAAAGCAAGGGGTTCATCCTTACTCCGGCTACATTGACTACATCCAGCAGCAAGATACGGGAAATATCTTGCAATACTGGAGCAATCACCTGGAGGGAGCACCGACATGTCACTTCCCTAGGCTGTTACAATACTCCTCTCCAACAAATCGCCGCTCCGAGTTCACTCGAGTCACTTCCGTCATCACGGACAAAACGTCTTTGAAGACAACGTGCCGGGAGTTTGACTTGACTCCGCCTGCAATATTTCAAGCCGCGTGGGCAGTGGTCTTGTCGGCCTATCTGAACTCGGACGATGTTGTCTTTGGTGTTCTTGGTCACGGCAGAGACGTCCCGATCCCGGGGGCGTCAGAGATCATCGGGCCAATGGCTACCATTGTGCCTCTGCGGGTTCGGCTCGAAGGCTCTGGCAAGACGTCAGAGATTTTGCGGCGTGTACAAGATGACAGCATCGAGCACATTTCCAGACAGGCAGTGTCACTGGCTCAGATCGCACACGCCGCCAGTCGTAATGGGAGTGCCATGTTCAACACCATCTTCAACTTCCAGAGGGCCATCACCCCCGAGGTGGGGAGGGTCAAGTCA from the Colletotrichum destructivum chromosome 10, complete sequence genome contains:
- a CDS encoding Putative Tail specific protease, ClpP/crotonase-like domain superfamily, which gives rise to MRSLSPWLLAVAAGIGAVAGVAATPTKAQDGITSKASRATPTGGNACSIAQAAAISFLSARPSATVVPIPPSVAFACLNSVGVKKQKDLDLLNYLEPYIAFQSTLEPLADPPEGYLIPGVDVIGGFGQIRAKLKKDLYESQVEFALDLTRVFAQTADGHFDYNPAILNVFAFRSLNSLVSVSDDGLSVPRVYLYEDFIKSAVNNTDVWDIQSIDGVPITKWLEAQSFKVSTQDPDAKYNALFRTNAATDFRGSANYFTLRYAGEAPDTQVIKFTNGTEYTDELVAFISRALVPFLGSPESIHSVVELPRTTTTSSTTTRSSSTASPTSTRIPRYPLPVAKHASNWISGYFLSGSDYKDTAVLAVLSFAPSQLDSANGTFEILEAKRVVDEFLKKAKEAGKTKLIVDVQGNGGGFVAAGFQLYNQLFPKDTDVWDGNRLRAHEALNAIGLTAQRVSPRVLADFNKANLDENRRPYKSWQALYGPEMVAGQNVTNILRLNQGGVPFGRSNGDQVFKPQDIVVVTDGVCASTCTIFTGLLVREQGVRTIALGGRPREAPMQALGGVEGAEVLTFASLRAVIAQTARDAIRVDYLDYLDDAFDVLPDIGEPPLLPSLARSGGRFNYRNAYSRDNVDGYPEQFIYEAANCRLFYTTEMIVDPVEVWTRSADVAWNKARCVKGSTARSDGTISGEIVPFSSKVVGLNLDYDGPGSLSYKGDYEPPSPYVQRRSTTKRRSIVDHLRAPKDFEYEFNEFKVGNLREYIEKNVPEDFEYEPGLQIGISHAFQKRLV
- a CDS encoding Putative glycosyl hydrolase, family 13, catalytic domain, alpha-amylase, thermostable translates to MGNDGDDREPTRENDTMFQAFEWNVPADKQHWKRLTGAVPKLKAIGVDNIWLPPGCKAQSAEGNGYDIYDLYDLGEFDQKGGKATKWGPKEDLVELCKVAKENGIGVYWDAVLNHKAGADKTERCRVVEVDDNDRNKEVSDPYEIEGWLGFDFPGRGDKYSSMKWHWEHFGGTDWDQANERKAIFKILGDHKEWSQSVGDEQGNADYMMFADVDYSHPEVQEDVKNWAVWITKELGIKGFRLDAVQHFSQRFTNELIDNLRDECGKDIFVVGEFWTANTEEMTEWLETMDQKFSLYDAPLVYNFSSISTTEGGDLRKVFDGTLVQAHPINAVTVVMNHDTQPGQTMDTKIEGFFKPLAYSLILLRKEGYPCPFYGDLYGLQKDSEPPSCGGQLADLVLARKLYAYGSQEDYWDDANCIGFARRGTWDKPDGLACVMSNAGPGEIRMAVGKEHTGERWTDVLGWEEGEVVIDDEGYGVFKCPGISVSVWVNKDAEGRERFPTNFDSDIYKK